In Cryptosporangium minutisporangium, the genomic stretch TCCTCACCGCGGCCGTGGAGGCGTTCTTCGCCGCCGGTGGCCGACGCGCGTTCGTGGTCCGGGTGCTGCCCACGGACGCGACGCCCGGAGCGTCGGCCGAGGTACCGGCGCGGGCCGCGGACGTCTGGGGCGTGAACCGGCCCTCGCTGCGGTTCGACGCCCGTGGCAACGGTGCCTGGTCGGACCATCTGCGACTGCACGTCGAACCGTCCACGTCGTTCACCGACCGGGCCTACCGGCTGCGCATCGAGTGGACCGAGGGCGGGCGCTCCCGGACCGTCGAGACGTTCGACAACCTCCGCACCGATCCGGAGTCGGAGGACTACGGACCGCGAGTGATCGAAGAGAATTCCCAGTACCTGCGGGCCACCGACCTGTTCCAGCGGGATCTGGACGCCGCCGAGCGCACCGCGCCACCGCTGCCGGAGCAGGTGCCGGCGCTGGTGTCCAGGGAGCCGACGGTTGAGGCCGGGCACCCGATCCCGGTCGGGGCCCGGCTGACGTTCAGCTGGCGGGACGGATCGTCCGGGCAGGGCACCGACGTCGCGAACCCACCGGCGGTAACGTTCAGCGAGGCGGCCGTGGAGGATGCCGGGGGCACCGTCGCGGCCGGCCGCGGCACGCTCACCCCGGCCCAGCTCCGCGCCGTTCTCGGCGACGCTCTGGGCGAGGAGTTCCGGGTCACCCGCCCCGACGACGGCGACCCCGGCGACGACATCGTGCGAATCGAGCCGGCCGTGGCGAGCGATGCGTACCTCGCGGTCCGCCTGCCCGACGACGACACCGAGTTCGATGTCTCCGGGCTGACCGCGGTCCGGATCACCGCCGCCGACGCCGAAGGCGAGAACCCCGAAGCCGTCGAGGTGGATCTTCCCGACAACACCACCGCGCTCTCCCCGGCCGCGCTGGCCGAGCTGATCGCCGCCGCTATGGCGGACGACAACCCGTACGGCCTCGCGGTCGACGCCGCCGGCCCGTTCGTCGTGATCACCGCTCCGGCGGCCGCCGACGGCGTCGGACTGGCGATCGCCGCGGTGGGCGGGAACGCGCCGTGGCCGGAGCCCGACGTGATCGCGGGCGATCCGGGCGTACTGGTGGACTCGCTGCGCGGCGTGGAGATCACGGTCAGCGAGACGATCCAGCCGGGCGTCGCACGGGCCCTGTCCGGCCTGTTCGGCTCGGTCCGCAGCGCGGGTCTGGTGGAGAACGACCCCGGTGATCCGATCCTGCGCCCGGCGCTCACCGAAGACACCCCGCTGCGGCTGGTCGGCGGCGTCGCCGCGGTCCGCGAGGTCGGCGTCGCCCAGTACGCGGGCGGCGTCACCGACGCCGGCCGCACCGGATTGCACGCGTTCGACACGGTCGAGGTCAACCTGCTGGTCATGCCCGGACGCAACTCGCCGGACCTGCTGTCGGCGGCGATGGCCTACTGCGACGCCGAGGACGTCTTCCTGCTCGCGGACGGCGTCGGCAGCGTCGACACCGACTTCGAGATCTCCGCCGACGAGGTGCGCCAACTGGTGGAGGGGTTGCCGGGCCGATCGGACAACGCGGCGATGTACTACCCGTGGATCACCGTGCCCGATCCGGTGAGCGCCGGCCGCAACCCCCGTCGCCTGGTGCCGCCGTCCGGGCACGTGGCCGGCGTCTTCGCCCGCACCGACAGCACCCGCGGGGTGTGGAAGGCGCCGGCCGGGGTGGAGGCCATTGTCAGCGGCGCCGTCGACCTGCAGCACCGCCTCGTCGACGCCGACCAGGACCTGCTCAACCCGATCGGCCTCAACTGCATCCGGCAGTTCCCCGGCGCGGGCATCGTCACCTGGGGCTCGCGCACGCTCTCCTCGGATCCGCAGTGGCGCTACGTCCCGGTGCGCCGCACCGCACTGTTCCTCAAGGAGTCGCTGCGGCGCGGTCTGCAGTGGGCGGTCTTCGAGCCCAACGACGTGGATCTCTGGGACCGGATCCGGATCAACATCTCCGCGTTCATGCTCGGCCTGTTCCGCCAGCGGGCGTTCCAGGGCGCGACGCCGGAAGAGGCGTTCGCGGTCAAGTGCGACCGGGAGACCAACCCGCAGGAGCAGGTCGACGCCGGGATCGTCACCGCCCAGGTGGCGTTCGCGCCGCTGAAACCCGCCGAGTTCGTCGTGATCCAGATCAGCCAGAAGAGCCTGCTGGTGGTGTGAGCGTGCCGACCGAACCCGCGCTGACGCCCTGGTACCCGCTGCGCACCCACCAGTTCCGGATCGGGATCCTGCCGCCACCGCCGGACCCGACCGGCGGGCGCAGCTTCCTCGGCGCGCCGGTCGGCACGTCTCCGGCGACGCCGCCGCAGCCGGCGCCGGAGGGCCAGAGCTACGTCGCCGGCGTGAAGCGGGTCTCCGGGCTCAACGTCTCGATCGCCGCGACCGAGACCAAGGAGGGCGGGAACTCGCTGCACCGGTACGCGAATCCCGACCGGGCGACGTGGGACCCGATCACGCTGGAGCAGGGCCTGGCGGTCGACGACACGCTGGAGCGCTGGGCGGCCGCGGTGCTCCGGTTCCTGCGGACCGGCGCGGTCGAGCCCGGCGAGCCGGTGAAGCGCAACGTCGTCATCGATGTCTGGGACACCCGGCTGCACGGCGCCGATCTGTCCGAGGGCCTCGTCGGGTCGGCGGACGACGGCGGCCGTCCACCGGATCAACGGCTCCGCCGCTACATCGTCGTCAACGCCTGGATCAGCAAGTTCCGCGCCGTTCCCCAACTCGACGCGCTGAGCAGCGAGGTCGCGCTGCTCGCGGTCGAGCTGACCCATGAGGGCTGGCACGCCGACCAGCCGTCGGGCGGCGCGCCGGCCATCGCCACCCCCGTGACCATCTGAGGAGCACCCATGCCGAGGTTCGAGGAGTCCGATCGCCGGGACCCGTTCCGCAGCTTCAACTTCCACATCGTCCTCGGCGGCGTCGAGGTCGCGGCATGCCGAAAGATGTCGGCGCTGGACGTGACCGTCAACAGCGTGAAGTTCCGAGCCGGGAACAGCAAGTCGACGGTCGCGGAGATGCTGCCGACGCTGGTCGAGTACGAGCCGGTGACGCTGGAGGCCGGCGTCACCAACGACCGGGCGTTCGAGGAGTGGGCGAACCAGCTCGTCCACCACGAGGACCGTCCGGGCCGGACGGCCGAGCCGAACTTCCGCCGCGAGGTGGAGATCCACGTCTACGACATCGACAACACCACGCTCGTGCGCAAGTACGTACTGCACCGAGCCTGGGTCTCGAAGTACACCGCGATGTCCGAGTTAGCCGGTGACAGCCAGGAAGTCCTCGTCGAGACACTCCAGATCACGTTCGAGGGGTTCGAACGGATCGAGGTGTCCTGATGCCGGCCGAGCTCCTGCTCCGCCGCGGGCTGGTCGACGACGTCGGCGACCGGCATCGCCGGGTCGCGCTGCGTCCGCTGGCCGGGCGGGACGAAGCCCGGCTGGCCGACCGGGACGACGCTCTGGTGGCCCAGTCCGATGAGGACGCGGTGCACGAGGTATTGGCCACGTGCGTCGAGCGGCTCGGCGGGTACCGGGACGTGACACCGGTCCACGTCGCTGCGCTGTCCCGCGGCGATCGCCAGCGCCTCGCGCTGGCCCTGCGGGCGCTGATGATCGGCGACCAGCTCGTCCTCACCCTCCGCTGCCCGCGCCCCGACTGCGGTGAGCTGGCCGATCTGGAGCTGCGGGTGAGCGCGCTGCTCGACGAAGGGAGTACGGACGCGCCCGCCGAGCCGGAGTGGTGGACGGTGGACACGCCCGCCGGGAAGTTGCGGCTGCGCACCCCGACCGGCGCCGACGACGAGGCGCTCGCCGCTCTCGCCGGCTCACCGGCCGAGCGCGCCGCCGCGTTCTGGAACCGCCTGATCGACGCAGATTGGGCGGCGCTCGACACGACGAGCCGCCAGCTGCTCGCCCGGACGCTGGCCGGGAGCGGCAGCCTGCCCGATCTGACGTTCGCCTCCCCCTGCCCGGCCTGCCGGGCGCTGCTGGAGCTGGAGCTGAACCCGTTCGACCTCCTGGTCCGAGAACTGGCGCTCGGCACCGACCGGCTGCTCGCCGAGGTCCACTGCCTGGCGTTCCACTACGGCTGGTCAGAGGACGCGATCCTCGGCCTGCCCCGTGCGCGCCGCTGGCGCTACCTGGAGCTGCTGCGCCAGCAGCTCGACGGCCGCCCGCTGGTCTGAGAACACCGCTGAGGAGCGCCGATGCACGAGAAGCCGCACAACGGGTTGACCCGACGGCAGCTGGACTACGAGCTGTCCTGGCTGCTGCGCCGGTGCCCGCGGGACCCGGCCAAGCTGCCGGAGTTCCTCGGCGAGGTCGTCGTGACGCTGATCGACCGCAACAACGCGGCGCAGGCCGCGCACGCCGCCGACGGAGCCCGCACCGATCTGCCCGAGAGCTGCTGACATGGTGAACCTCGACCCCCGCCTGATCGCGTTCGGGGCCCAGCTCGAGCGCGGCGCGCTGATGCGCATCGGTGCGCCGGCGGCGTCCGGGTCCCCGGCGGCGGGGGCCACTGCGGCGCCGGGCGACGAGCTCACCGGCGACGTCCTGTACTTCCAGTACAACCCGGAGACGATCAGTCGGACCCGGACCGGCAAGTG encodes the following:
- a CDS encoding phage tail sheath family protein, whose protein sequence is MAERLTPGVYVEEVGGNVRPIQGVGTSTAAFIGEAARGIPDRAEFVSGFRDFERRFGGHRRGEAGFLTAAVEAFFAAGGRRAFVVRVLPTDATPGASAEVPARAADVWGVNRPSLRFDARGNGAWSDHLRLHVEPSTSFTDRAYRLRIEWTEGGRSRTVETFDNLRTDPESEDYGPRVIEENSQYLRATDLFQRDLDAAERTAPPLPEQVPALVSREPTVEAGHPIPVGARLTFSWRDGSSGQGTDVANPPAVTFSEAAVEDAGGTVAAGRGTLTPAQLRAVLGDALGEEFRVTRPDDGDPGDDIVRIEPAVASDAYLAVRLPDDDTEFDVSGLTAVRITAADAEGENPEAVEVDLPDNTTALSPAALAELIAAAMADDNPYGLAVDAAGPFVVITAPAAADGVGLAIAAVGGNAPWPEPDVIAGDPGVLVDSLRGVEITVSETIQPGVARALSGLFGSVRSAGLVENDPGDPILRPALTEDTPLRLVGGVAAVREVGVAQYAGGVTDAGRTGLHAFDTVEVNLLVMPGRNSPDLLSAAMAYCDAEDVFLLADGVGSVDTDFEISADEVRQLVEGLPGRSDNAAMYYPWITVPDPVSAGRNPRRLVPPSGHVAGVFARTDSTRGVWKAPAGVEAIVSGAVDLQHRLVDADQDLLNPIGLNCIRQFPGAGIVTWGSRTLSSDPQWRYVPVRRTALFLKESLRRGLQWAVFEPNDVDLWDRIRINISAFMLGLFRQRAFQGATPEEAFAVKCDRETNPQEQVDAGIVTAQVAFAPLKPAEFVVIQISQKSLLVV
- a CDS encoding phage tail protein, which gives rise to MPRFEESDRRDPFRSFNFHIVLGGVEVAACRKMSALDVTVNSVKFRAGNSKSTVAEMLPTLVEYEPVTLEAGVTNDRAFEEWANQLVHHEDRPGRTAEPNFRREVEIHVYDIDNTTLVRKYVLHRAWVSKYTAMSELAGDSQEVLVETLQITFEGFERIEVS
- a CDS encoding phage tail protein, which translates into the protein MPTEPALTPWYPLRTHQFRIGILPPPPDPTGGRSFLGAPVGTSPATPPQPAPEGQSYVAGVKRVSGLNVSIAATETKEGGNSLHRYANPDRATWDPITLEQGLAVDDTLERWAAAVLRFLRTGAVEPGEPVKRNVVIDVWDTRLHGADLSEGLVGSADDGGRPPDQRLRRYIVVNAWISKFRAVPQLDALSSEVALLAVELTHEGWHADQPSGGAPAIATPVTI